The genomic segment CGAATAATTCGTAACAAACGCAGTAAAATCAAGCCTGATTTAGTGAAAATAGCGGCTTAACCCTCTAAAAACTTTAGACTGTCAAGCAACAAGGATAAAGACTGGAAAAATGATAACTGTTTATGATACAGCATGCGGCTCTAAAAATCTTGGTGATCAGATTATCATGGAGTCGGTGGTGCGTGAGCTGGCGGCTATTTTTCCCCATTCCCATCTGGTTACGTATCCGACGCACTATCCCCTCAGCAGACATGCATTGAGGAAAGCATGGGCTAATCAACTGGCATTCGTTGGTGGAACAAATATCCTCCGCAACAAACGTCGTTTTCGGGCGCACAGAAACCCATGGTCATTGGCTTTTCTTGATGCACGGCGGATGACTCCTGCCATTTTCATGGGAGTGGGAGCTTTCAAGTACAGTGGTGCCCCGGACTGGAAGGCCAGGTGGTTTTATCAAAGGGCTCTATCCCATAGTTGGATCCATTCTGTCCGTGATAACTATACATTGTGCCAGTTATTGCAGATGGGTGTGAATAACGTGATGAATACTGGTTGTCCAACCATGTGGTGTCTGACGGATGAACATTGCAGGAACATTCCCTATTCAAGGGCAAATAATGTGATATTTACCCTGACTGATTATCATCAGGATTACGTCAGTGATAAAGCGCTTGTGGCAATACTGCTGAAAAGCTACGAGGGGGTTTTTTTCTGGCCGCAAGGCTCAGGGGATCTTGCCTATGTCAAAAAATTGATGAGAGATGACTGGCACGCACGCATTACGATTATTCCATCTCATTTGCAAGCTTTTGATAGCCTGCTGGAACACTCACATAGTCTTGATTATGTTGGCACCCGTCTCCATGCGGGTATTCGTGCACTGCAAAAATCCAGACGGACAATTATCGTTGGTATTGATAACAGGGCTCTTGAAAAACAGCGGGATTTCAACTTAAAAGTATGTCATAGGAATAATGCGGTTGCTTTGACAGAGGCCATAGAGGGCTCATTCCAAACACAGATTAGGCTGCCAAGTGAATGCATCGAAAAATGGAAGTTGCAATTTGATGGTTGGCAACAGGTATAAACTCATCAATGAACGGCTGCTTATTGGCTGTAAACTCATGAGCTGGCAGATGGGTGGTAGACAAAGTTCGAGGATAGGGGTTTTCTGTTTTTCCAGCTTGACACCTATTCTCCTTGTATCTATATGACGCATGATTGTGGTATTTCTTCTCTGCATGCTTGTGTTATTGCTTGAATCCACTGCTGCAGTCAGTTGTTTTTGATGGCTAAATCGGTGTTATTGTCTAACTGAAAAAAAGAGAGGTGCCGTTTGTATCGAGTGAAAATTTATGGTGCTGGTTCTATCGGCAACCATCTGGCCCACGGTTGCCGTTCCCAAGGATGGGAGGTGACCATCTGTGATCTGGACCCGGCGGCTTTGCAGCGCACCAGGACGGAGATTTATCCCGCTCGCTATGGTTCCTGGGATGCAGCCATCAGACTGGTTGCGCCTGCTCAGGTTGCGGCGGAGCCTGCTGACCTGGTGATTTTGGGAACGCCACCTGACACCCACATGGCGATTGCCAAAACCATCCTTGCCGGAGATAATCCGCCTAAAGTGCTGTTGATTGAAAAGCCTGTGTGTACTCCAGCTCTGGAGGATGCCCGGGAGTTGGTTGCCCTGCAGAAGAGCAGTGGTACTTTTGTTGCGGTCGGTTATAATCACACCCTGACCAGCAATACCCGGCGAGCCGAAGAACTACTGGATAACCAGCTGATTGGTCAACCGCTGACCATCAGCGCCCGATTCCGCGAATACTGGGGGGGGATTTTCCGGGCCCATCCTTGGCTCAACGGTCCTAAGGACAGCTATCTTGGTTTTGCTGCCCGGGGTGGCGGCGCCGGCGGCGAGCATTCCCATGCCACCAATATTTGGCAGCACTTTGCCCATTTGGTAGGGGTCGGACGGATTACTGAAGTTGCAGCCATGCTCGATATGGTTGATGACGGCACTGTATGCTACGATCGGGTTTTTCAGGTTCATGTGAAAACGGATGCCGGGCTCGTGGGTTCGATCATTCAGGATGTGGTGACCGAGCCGGCTGAAAAAATGCTGCGGATCCAAGGAACGGAAGGCTTTCTCGAATGGTGTGTTAACCACGATGCCAGCCATGATGCTGTTCGTTATGCCGGTTCCCGTACAGAAATGACCGAAGAACTTTTTGCTAAAACCAGGCCGGACGATTTTCTTGGTGAGATTGAACATCTTGGAGCTATTCTTGGGGGGCAAAGTCCCGAGGCGTCGCCCATTGCCCTGAACAGAGGGCTTGACACCATGCTGGTTGTCGCCGCAGCCTACCAGTCTCACCAGCTTCAGCGGCCGGTACGAATCAACTATGATGCCGGTTACCAGCAAGAGGCATTGGAAACTGTTTGAAAGGAACAAGGAAGTAATAATGCACACATTTGATTTCAATAATCTCTTTACGTATGATATCGCCAACAACCATCAGGGTGATCTCGACCATGCCCTGCGGATTATCACGGAGATCGGTGCCGTCAATGCCAAGGCGGGTGTTCGTGGTGCCTTCAAATTTCAGTTTCGTCAACTGGAAACCTTTATCCATCCGGACTACAAGGAGCGGCAGGATATTAAACATATTCCGCGGTTTATGGGGACGGCCCTGAGCCTGGAACAGTACCGGCAGCTCGTTAAAGCGGTGGACAACCATGGAATGTATTCCATGTGTACCCCTTTTGATGAAGAGTCGGTGGATATCATCCTTGACATGGGCATTAAAGTCATAAAAGTGGCCAGCTGCTCGGCCGCCGACTGGCCGCTTCTCGAACGAATAGCGACAGCCAGCCGGCCGGTGGTGGTTTCAACCGCCGGCCTGAGTATTGATAAGATTGACCGGCTGGTGAGCTTTCTGGAGACCAGAAATGCCCATTTTGCCCTGATGCATTGTGTGGCTCTCTATCCGACGCCGTTGGAAAAGTTGGAATTAAACCAAATAACAGTGCTGCGGGAGCGGTTTCCCCACGTTCCAGTGGGTTTTTCCACCCATGAAGTTCCAGATAATTATATCCCGGTGCGCCTTGCCTATGCCCTTGGAGCCCGGCTGTTTGAACGGCACGTTGGCATAAAGACGGATGTCCATGCCCTCAATGCCTATTCCTCCACCCCGGAACAGACGGCCCGGTGGATTGAAGCCCAACAGGAGGCGGTTGCCGCCTGCGGCGGTGAGAACCGCAGCCCGGCAACGCCGGAAGAACTTGCTTCACTGCACTCCTTGATGCGGGGCGTTTTTGCCAAAAAGGCGATTGCAAAGGGGGAAGCGCTGACCAGAGAAGAGGTCTTTTTTGCTATGCCCCTGCACAAGGGACAGCTGGTGAGCGGCGATTGGGTTGACGGCCTGCCCGCCGACCGTGATTATGGGCTGAATGAACCGATCAGTGAGACAGTGGCTAATGCCAGCCTGCCGGATCGGGAGATTATTTATCGGATTATGCTGCAGGTCAAAGGGATGCTGAATAATGCCCGGGTTGTCATTGGCAAGGATAGTGCCATTGAGCTTTCACACCACTACGGCCTTGAGCGTTTCCGGGAGTTTGGCGCGGTGATTATCACCTGCATCAACCGTCAGTACTGCAAAAAACTGGTTATTCAGCTACCACGGCAAAAACATCCCTACCATTATCACCAGCAGAAGGAGGAAACCTTTCAGCTCCTCTATGGTGACCTTGAGGTAGAACTGGCCGGTCGGCGCATCAAGGCGGAACCGGGGGATACCATCCTGGTCAAACCGGGGGAGTGGCATAAGTTCCATACCCTTGACGGGGCGATTTTCGAAGAGGTTTCCACAACGCACATCAATAATGATTCCTACTATGAGGACGAGCGGGTTGCCCGGCTGCCCCGTGAGGCCAGAAAAACAGTCATTCCCAACTGGAATGCCATCGCCGGGGATGGTTCTTTTGCCGGTTAGGTGTCCCCGGGCGGTAGCCGGAGTGAGCTGTTTTTCAGGGCGACAATACCGTTGGTGATGAGTTTTATGTTGCGGCTGGCGGAGAGTAATGAATGGCAATGAGGAGTAGGGTCGTTGTTCTGGATTTTGATGGGACGCTGATTGATTCAAATCGCCTGAAGTATGAGGCTTTTTTTCAGCTGTTTGACGGTGATGAGCGGCATCGCCAGGTGATCCAGGCGGTGCTGGCCGAGATGTTGGAGGCCAGCCGCTACATCATTCTCGAAGAGATTCTGCGTCGTCTGCAGAAGACCAGCGATGATCACCGGAGGGTGGAGGTACAGGGGCTGGCCAACCGTTATAATGAGATCGTCCTTGAGGCTGCCAAAACATGCCCGTTGATAACCGGGGTACCGGCGGTGCTGGCTGACTTGGCACCGATGGTCCCTCTCTATGTCAGTTCAACCACTCCGGTTGATGCCCTTCGAGAAATTATTGCCAGTCGCAACTGGGAAGACTATTTTGCGGGTGTGTTTGGTTATCCGGCGGCGAAAGCACAGACCCTCCAAGAGATCATTAAAACGGAACAGGTGAAGAGCAGCGAAGTGCTGGTGGTTGGTGATGGAGAGTCGGATCGAAATTCTGCCAGAGACAATGGCTGCCTTTTTATTCCTGTTCAACGGGATGTTTTCCCGACTGCTGCCGTTATGCGGGCAGTGATGGGATGAACGGTCACCCGTCAGGAGCGAAAAATCGATGATTGACGGTAACACTATTCTGGTGGTTGTGCCGGCCAGAGGCGGCAGCAAGGGGGTTAAACTTAAAAATCTGCGGCCCCTTAACGGGGTTCCCTTGGTTTCCCTGGTTGGTCAGGTGGTTCGGCAGCTTCCCTATGTGGATAGGGCGGTGGTTTCCACTGACCATCCCGAGATAGCAGCTGCCGCTGTAGCCAGCGGCCTGGAAGCACCATTCCTCCGTCCCGACTCCCTTGCCGGGGACCGGATTGCCGACTGGGATGTCCTGCACCATGTCCTCATGATCTGTGAAGAGATGGACAGCTGCCGCTATGATGTCATCGTCATGCTGCAGCCGACCTCTCCTTCCCGGCGGCCTGAGCAGGTGACTGCCACGGTTCAAAAGCTCATCACCGGCGGTTATGACGCGGTGTGGACGGTGAGTGAAACCGATAGTAAAGCACATCCGCTGAAGCAGCTGGTTATTCTCGAAGACCGGCTGTCCTACTATGACCCTGCCGGCGCTACAATCATCGCCCGTCAGCAGCTAACCCCAGTCTACCATCGGAATGGCATTGCCTATGCGATCAGCAGGGACTGCCTGGTGAACAAAAGAAGCATCATGGGGGAACAGACATCTTTTGTCCTCGTCGATGGGCCGGTAATCAATATCGATACGGAACTGGATTTCCAGTTCGCCGAGTTTCTCCTGCGGCAGGCGGGGTCCCATGATTGATGACCTTTATTTTCGTGGTTTGGACACGCCATGAAGGGAACCCTGATTATTCCCATTGAGAATCAGGTCCGTGAGCTTGATCCTAAGTTGCTGTTGGCTTGCATCGCCGTTCGGCAAGGATTTTCCGTCATTATCGGTTCGCGGCAAGAGATTGATTTTCATATTGCCAGCTTTCCCCCCAGCCTCTATCTGGCGAAAAGCATGACCGCCCGCAGCGTCAAAATGTTTCGCATTATGCGGCAGTTGGGCCATGCGATTGCGGTATGGGATGAAGAGGCCCTGATCCATCCGCCAGCTGAGACCTACTTTACCCGTCGACTTTCCCCCGCAGCGATCTCTCAGGTTTCCCACCTGTTTGCCTGGGGGGAAGACAATAGCCATCTCTGGCGGCAGTATCCTCACCTGCCTGCCGGCTTGCCCATCCATGTTACCGGCAATCCCCGGGGTGACATGCTGCGACCGGACATGCAGCCTTTTTTTGCCGCCGAGGTTCGGCAGCGGCGGCAGGAGCACGGCGACTTTATCTTGATCAATACCAACTTCAGTTTTGTCAACGCTTTCTATCCTGAGTTGAACCTTTTCCAGTCGGCTGAAAATCCTGGCCAGCTGCCAGCCTATGGCCGGGCGGCAGTGGGGATGGAGCGTCATTTTGCGGAGAACCTGCGGGACCACAAACAGGCCGTTTTTGCCGATTTTCAGCGGTTGATCCCCGCGCTGGAACGGGAATTTCCCCAGCTGACCATTATTGTCCGACCCCACCCGATAGAGAACCCGAGGGTTTACCATGACCTTGCCGCCCGCTGCTCCCGCGTTGTCGTGACCAATGAGGGGAATGTGATCCCCTGGCTGCTGGCCGCTAAGGCGGTCATCCATAACGGTTGTACCACCGGTGTGGAGGCCTATATCATGGGGGTGCCGGCTCTCAGTTATCAAGCCACGGTCAATGAGGAGCTTGACTATGGTTTTTACCGGCTGCCCAATCTGTTGAGTCACCAGTGTTTTGATTTTGCCAGTTTGCGAGAGACGATTGCCAAAATTCTGGCAGGTGATCTGGGGGCTGCCGGCGGCGATGAACGGAGGAAACTGATGGCCGGCTACCTGACCTCTCAAGATGGTCCACTGGCCAGTGAGCGGATTGTCAGCGTGGCAGAAGAGATTTTTGCGGCCAGTGATTGTTGGCCAACATCGACGCTGCCCGAAAGGCTGGCTGGGCGTTTCCAGGCCAGCCGACGTCGGCTGGCAAAATATCTCAAATCCTTCCAGCTCCAGTCGAAATACAGACCGGAATTTCAGCGTTATCGCTATCCCGGCCTGTCACCAGCAGCACTGGAAGAGCGCCTGGAAAGGCTGCGGCAGGTACTTGGTCAACCGGCAGTCCTGCGGACCAGGCAGCTTACTACCCATATCTTCCGAATCACTTCCTGATCGACGATGTATGTCCGCTATTGACGGGATTGGCCGCTGTTACCGAAGTGATCGCTTCCTTGAGCTTGAAGTGAATCCGGCCGAGAGTTGGCAGGGATCCGCTGATGTGCAAGGGGATGCCTGAGGCATCATCGACTACCATGGATATCTCTCCTTTCAGACCCAAAAATGAAAACTCCTCCCTCTCTTCTGTCGCTTCGTTCAGCGGCCTGCTGACCAGCCGAATGCCGTGGACAGGCGACGGTTGGTTTTTGCCTAAAAGGTTGTTGCCGGGCAGCTGAATTTCAGCGGCGTCAGCGTCCAGGCTTGCCAATCGCACCTGGAGAAACTGTTTTTTGTTGAAAACCGTTAGCGTAGAACCTATTCGGCAGTCCGTCGGCTGGGCCGTAAGGTGGAAGAACAGCAGTGACGGCTCCGAGACCGGTACCATCGATGTCAACTGCGGCGGTCGGGGATAAAAGCTTTCCTCTCGATCAGTCCATTGCTCCGGCGGCAGACCGAACTCATCGGGACCGGCTGGCTGCAGCCTGATGCGACGTACTCCCTCGGCAGTAACCCAGTAGAATTTTTGGTAGCTGTCCGTTCCTGTTCGGCTCCGAACCCTGGCGACCGCCTCGCCGGAGCTGGCCAGAAACCAGACCCTGCTGTGCAGTACTTTGTTGGCAGTCAGGAAAGGCTTGACAGTAGTCGTGGTGGAGAGGGCTAGACAGCCGGATGGCAGCTGCCAGCCGTTATGGCCGCTAAACAATGCCGGCAGCACATCGGCTGACAGCGTGATTTCAACTGTGGCGGTGCCCATGATGGTTTTTGTTTCATATATCAGTTTCTGCCACGATACTGGTCTGAGGTTTGGGGAAGAACACAAGGTTTCCTGCCCCCATGACCGGTTGCCAGGAAGTATCAAGCTGAGCAAAAGCAGGAAGAATAGCAAAATTTTCATGCAGGGGTAGTGGTATAATGTTCAGTGGATGAATGCATGCCTTGCAGCTTATGATTAAAAGTGACGAATTTTTGTTGTCGAAGAAAAGCAGGCTATCTGCCACGTACAGCAGGACCTGGTTTAAGGGTAAATTCAGCTGCTGTTTTGGGCCCGCTTAAAGCGCCATTTGACAATTCCCTTACGTGTCATTCTGAGTGCGTACCAAAACTGTCTGACGGGCTGTGGGGCGGTATGCCTCTTGAATGCGAGCAACGTTTTTCTCCTGATCTCCTCTGGATCATCTAGCTCCATGTCCAGCAAATCCTTTGGAAAGCCACGGGAACTGACCACTCTGACTGATCCCCCATGAAGGCCATAGGATGTTGACAGCACGCTTAAGCCGGATATCTCGAAAAGAGCCCTGAGAGAACGTTCAGTGTGATAGCAGAGGTGGGCTGTATGGATTGAAACCGGATGCTTTCCATAGTTTGTCTGCCACTCGGCATTGGGAACTTCCGCACATAAAAGTCCGTCCCTGGCCAAAAGGCTGCCTGCACATTGCAGAAACTTCCCTGGATTTTCACTGTGCTCGAGTACGTGTGAGCAGGTAACGATGTCGTATGAACCTGGCTGGTCAGTGGCATATTGCTCTAGGGATCCTGAGTACACGTCGAATCCTCTCTCTTGAAGGCGTTTTGCATGCCTAACAGAAGGCTCTATGCCTGACACCGAGGCGCCTCTGGTTTTGGCCTCGGTAATGAGGAAACCATGGCCGCAGCCTATGTCCAACAGTCGGAGCCCTTGTAATAGTCGGTGGTTTCCCACGGCATCCAGAATCTCCTTGGCAATCCGGTGCTTCCTTTTGACCCATGTGGGGTTCTCGGATTTTTTGTCCATTGAGTATTGTTTATAATAGTTTGAGGAGTAGAATTGTGTCAGTCCCTCATCATCCATTCTGGGGTTGAGTTGCCGCAAACCGCAGGTCTTACATACACTCAGCGAGACGGGTTGGCTATGTCTGTCAGTCCAATCGATGACATGTATGAAATCATTACGCCCACAGAGAAGACATGGATATGATTGTAGAATTTGCTGGTTTGACTTCATTCTGTGATTCCTTACGTTGAATGAGGGGAGTAGCGAAGTTGAGTGAAAGGAGTTATGCAAATAGGGTAAAAATTAATAAATACGAGTAGTTGATAAAGAGAAACCTTTATGATTATTGCTGGTTGCAACCAAAAAATACCTATCAAAAACAGAATCTTATCATAGAATTCAGGAATATCAAGTTGATGGTAAAAAAACAACTTAAAAGAGAATCTCCTGAAAAACACCTTCCCCACGAATTAGCTGCCGGACCTTCAGGGATCGGCGGTTGTCCGCAGGCTGCTTCTACAAGCTGTAATCGCTACAGGTGGCTTTTTCTTTTTCACATTATTGACCCCTACTTGTTCTTCTGTTAAGTGGTATGCAGGAATAGCGGGCGGATTGCCAAGTGATCATTGCCTGACAATGGTGATTGCGATTTTTCTTTCAGCGGCAGAAAGGTTATTTTATTCCATGGCAGATCCGACAAAATTCCGTTTTTCCATTGATCGCGGCGGCACCTTTACGGATATTTACGCCGAAGTTCCCGGCGAACCGGCAGGGTGGGTGCTCAAGCTGCTGTCTGAGAATCCGCAACACTATGATGATGCCCCTCGGGAGGGGATCAGAAGGATAATTGAGGCGGCGACCGGTAGTCCACTGGCCGCCGATGAGATTCCGGTGGACAGCATTGAGTGGATCCGGATGGGAACCACGGTGGCGACCAATGCTTTGCTGGAAAGGCAGGGTGCTCGGTGCGCCCTGGTGATCACCAAAGGTTTTGGAGACCTTTTGCAGATCGGCAACCAGACCAGGCCGCATCTTTTTGATCTGGAAATTCACAAACCTGATCTGTTGTATGAAACAGTACTGGAGGTTGATGAGCGACTGCGCCTCCTTGGCGCCGAGGAAGCAGCAGGACCGTTGCAGGTGGTTAACGGAGTGACCGGTGAATCGCTGGTGGTGGCCAGGAAGCCCGATCTGGCGGCAGTCCGTCGGCAGCTGCAACAGGTCTATGACCAGGGCATTCGCAGCCTGGCGGTGGTGTTCATGCATGCCTATGCCTGGCCCGACCATGAACTGGCGGTTGGCCGTCTGGCCGTGGAGCTGGGCTTCTCCCAAGTTTCCCTTTCCTCTGCGGTTATGCCGATGGTCAAGATAGTTCCCAGGGGGGACACTGCCATGGTTGACGCCTATCTCACCCCCCACATCCGCACCTACCTTGCCGGTTTCCAAGCCGGGTTTGCCGGCCGTCTCCAGCCGCGTAATCTGCTATTCATGCAGTCGGATGGTGGTCTGACGCCGGCCGGTGACTTTACCGGCAGCCGGGCAATCTTGTCGGGTCCGGCGGGTGGCGTGGTGGGGTACGCGGCAACCACTTATGAACAGCAGGGTAAGCGGCCGGTGATTGGCTTTGATATGGGTGGCACGTCCACCGATGTCTCCCGGTTTGCCGGCGAGTACGAGCTGGTCCATGAGACGGAAACCGCTGGGGTTCGCATCCAGGCGCCCCAGCTGGAGATCAAAACGGTGGCCGCCGGCGGCGGCTCGCGGCTTTTTTTTACCAACGGCATGTTTCTGGTGGGACCAAAATCCTCGGGTGCCCATCCTGGCCCGGTCTGTTATCGCAACAACGGTTTTTTGTCGGTTACTGATGCCAACCTGGTGCTCGGCCGTCTGCAGCCTGATTATTTTCCCCATATTTTTGGGCCACAGGAGAATCAGCCCCTCGACCTGGAGGCATCAAGAAAGGCATTTGTCCGGCTGACGGCTGAAATCAATGATTATTATGGCCGGTTGGGACGGCCGTCAATGACCATGGAGGAAGTGGCTTATGGCTTTCTCCAGGTGGCCAATGAGGTGATGGTCAGACCCATCCGGGAGATATCGGTGCTGCGCGGCTTTGACATTAAGCAGCATGTGCTGGCTACTTTCGGTGGTGCCGGTCCCCAGCATGCGGTGGCGGTTGCCCGCTCACTGGGTATTTCGCGCATTGTCATTCATCGTTATGCCGGCATTCTTTCAGCCTATGGCATGGGGCTGGCGGCAGTAGTAGTGGAGAAACAGCAGCCGTCGGCGGTGGTCTACAGTAGTGGGGCGGCGGTCGGCCTGCAGACGGCACTGGATACTTTGGAGCAGCAGGCATCAGGAGAGCTGCTGGACCGGGGTTTTACCCCTGAGCAGCTTATCAGTCAGCGATTTCTCAACCTCCGCTATCAGGGGACGGACTCGGCATTGATGATCGCCCAGCCGGCGGACGGCGATTTTGCCGCCGCCTTCCGGGTGGCCTATGAGCGTGAGTTCGGTTTTGAACTGCCCGGCCGTGATGTTGTGGTTGACGACCTGCGGGTCAGGGTCAGCGGCACCCATGACCGGGTGCATGTGCCATCCCCGCTGCCAGCCATGGGAGATCCTGTCCCAGAGGGTGAAGCAGTCTGTTATTTTGCCGGTGGCTGGCACCAGACGCCGATTTTTCAGCTGGCGGTTCTAGCCTCTGGCCAGCAGCTTGCCGGGCCGGCGATGATTATCCATGACACCTGCACGATCCTGGTGGAACCGGACTGTCTGGCCAGGATAACGGCCACCGGTGACATCCAGATCGACGTTGGCGGGAGCTCGTCACAGCGGGCGCAAACCGCTCTTGATCCCGTGCAGCTTGCCATTTTCAGCAACCTCTTCATCTCCATTGCCGAACAGATGGGGCGAACCCTCCAGAAAACGGCGATCTCCACCAATATCAAGGAACGGCTCGATTTTTCCTGTGCCCTCTTCGGTCCCGGCGGCGAGCTGGTGGCCAACGCACCCCACCTGCCCGTCCATCTTGGTTCCATGAGTGCGGCGGTGAAGGAGCAGATCCGCCTGCGTGACGGTGTCTTCCATGAAGGAGAGGTGCTGGTGAGCAACCATCCGGCCGCCGGCGGCACCCATCTCCCCGATATCACGGTGATCACACCGGTGATCCATGATGGCAAGCCGTTGTTCTTTGTTGCCAGCCGGGGCCATCATGCCGATATTGGCGGCATATCTCCCGGTTCCATGCCGCCTTTTTCCCGGCAGTTGGCGGAGGAGGGCGCCTGTATCAGCTCCTTTACCCTGGTGCGTGACGGTGTTTTCCAGGAAGCGGGCATTAGTGCTCTGCTGACGGCATCCGGCGGCGAAGCAGGTTTTTCCAATCATTTGCCAATTCAGGGGACGCGTGCCATTGAGGATAACCTCTCTGATCTGAAGGCCCAGGTCGCTGCCAATCGGAAGGGAATTGCACTGATCAAAGAGATGATCAGTGCCTATTCCCTGGAAATGGTACAAGCCTACATGGGGTATGTGCAGGACAGTGCTGAACGTGCAGTTCGGCGGAGCCTCAAGGCGTTGTCCCGGCAAAAGGGGCTGCGGGAGGTTGATACGGTGTATGCCGAAGAGTTCCTCGATGACGGCAGCCCCATCGTCTTGACCTTGACGCTTGACCGGACAACCGGCAGTGCTATTTTTGATTTCGATGGCACCGGACAGGAGGTATGGGGCAACTGCAATGCCCCCCGGGCGGTGACCATGTCGGCGATTCTTTATGCCCTGCGCTGCCTGATTGCCGAAGATCTGCCGCTGAATTACGGCTGTCTGGTACCGATCACCATCAGGATTCCGGCTGGCTCGCTGCTGGATCCCTCGCCGACGGCAGCGGTGGTTGGCGGCAATGTGCTGACTTCCCAGCGGGTGGTTGATGTCATTCTCAAAGCTTTTGGCGTTGCGGCCGCGTCCCAGGGGTGTATGAACAACCTGACCTTCGGCAATGAACGATTTGGCTACTATGAAACCATCGGTGGCGGCGCTGGCGCCGGCCCCTCCTGGCATGGCCAGTCGGGGGTTCACACCCACATGACCAATACCAGGATTACTGATCCAGAAATCCTCGAAAGACGGTATCCGGTTCTTCTGTGGGAGTTTGCCATTCGGCCCGACTCCGGCGGCGCCGGGCGCTTCTGCGGCGGCAATGGTTTGATCCGTGAACTGGAGTTTCTCGAGCCTCTGCAGGTGGCGATTCTTTCCGAGCGCCGGGTCCACGCTCCCTATGGGCTGGCCGGCGGTGAGCCGGGCAAGCGGGGGCAGAATCTTTTTATCCGGACCGATGGCCGGGTGCTTAATCTGGGCGGCAAAAACGAGATCACTGCCGGTCCCGGAGACCGGATTCGCATTCTTACCCCCGGTGGCGGCGGATTCGGCGGTGAGTAGGGTGCCAGACAGCCTGTCGGCCTGTCAGAGTGTGCACAGTACGCCATGTGCTGCTCTGAGATCGGGGAGAGATGAGTTGCCGGTTCAGCGATTGTGCCATTGGACGGGGGTTTTGTGGAGAAAAGCCTTGATGCCGTTCTGGGCGTCGTCGGCCAGGTTGTTGAGGGCGATGGTATGCTTGGCATAGTGGAGTGCCTTGTCGTCGGTCTGGTCAATCTGGGCGTAGAAAGCCTGTTTGCCGATCCCCAGGGTCAGCCAGCTGGCGGCGGCGATCCGGCGGGCAAGATCCACGGTGCTGTTCTCCAGCTCGGCCAAGGGGACCACGGTGTTCACCAGCCCCAGCTCTTTTGCTTCAGCAGCTGAAACATAACGGCCGGTCATCAGCATCTCCATGGCCGCCTTGCGGCCGATGGCCCTGGTGACCGCCACCATGGGCGTCGTGCAGAACAGGCCGATCTGAACCCCTGGAGTGGCAAACCGTGCCCCCTCTTCAGCAACCACCAGGTCGCACCAGGCGGCCAGCTGGCAGCCGGCCGCGGTGGCAATCCCCTGGACCTGGGCGATCACCGGCTGGGGGATTTCATGGAGCAGCTGCATCATCCTGGCG from the Candidatus Anaeroferrophillus wilburensis genome contains:
- a CDS encoding hydantoinase B/oxoprolinase family protein; its protein translation is MADPTKFRFSIDRGGTFTDIYAEVPGEPAGWVLKLLSENPQHYDDAPREGIRRIIEAATGSPLAADEIPVDSIEWIRMGTTVATNALLERQGARCALVITKGFGDLLQIGNQTRPHLFDLEIHKPDLLYETVLEVDERLRLLGAEEAAGPLQVVNGVTGESLVVARKPDLAAVRRQLQQVYDQGIRSLAVVFMHAYAWPDHELAVGRLAVELGFSQVSLSSAVMPMVKIVPRGDTAMVDAYLTPHIRTYLAGFQAGFAGRLQPRNLLFMQSDGGLTPAGDFTGSRAILSGPAGGVVGYAATTYEQQGKRPVIGFDMGGTSTDVSRFAGEYELVHETETAGVRIQAPQLEIKTVAAGGGSRLFFTNGMFLVGPKSSGAHPGPVCYRNNGFLSVTDANLVLGRLQPDYFPHIFGPQENQPLDLEASRKAFVRLTAEINDYYGRLGRPSMTMEEVAYGFLQVANEVMVRPIREISVLRGFDIKQHVLATFGGAGPQHAVAVARSLGISRIVIHRYAGILSAYGMGLAAVVVEKQQPSAVVYSSGAAVGLQTALDTLEQQASGELLDRGFTPEQLISQRFLNLRYQGTDSALMIAQPADGDFAAAFRVAYEREFGFELPGRDVVVDDLRVRVSGTHDRVHVPSPLPAMGDPVPEGEAVCYFAGGWHQTPIFQLAVLASGQQLAGPAMIIHDTCTILVEPDCLARITATGDIQIDVGGSSSQRAQTALDPVQLAIFSNLFISIAEQMGRTLQKTAISTNIKERLDFSCALFGPGGELVANAPHLPVHLGSMSAAVKEQIRLRDGVFHEGEVLVSNHPAAGGTHLPDITVITPVIHDGKPLFFVASRGHHADIGGISPGSMPPFSRQLAEEGACISSFTLVRDGVFQEAGISALLTASGGEAGFSNHLPIQGTRAIEDNLSDLKAQVAANRKGIALIKEMISAYSLEMVQAYMGYVQDSAERAVRRSLKALSRQKGLREVDTVYAEEFLDDGSPIVLTLTLDRTTGSAIFDFDGTGQEVWGNCNAPRAVTMSAILYALRCLIAEDLPLNYGCLVPITIRIPAGSLLDPSPTAAVVGGNVLTSQRVVDVILKAFGVAAASQGCMNNLTFGNERFGYYETIGGGAGAGPSWHGQSGVHTHMTNTRITDPEILERRYPVLLWEFAIRPDSGGAGRFCGGNGLIRELEFLEPLQVAILSERRVHAPYGLAGGEPGKRGQNLFIRTDGRVLNLGGKNEITAGPGDRIRILTPGGGGFGGE
- a CDS encoding enoyl-CoA hydratase/isomerase family protein, which encodes MKYEEILFAADGEIGFLTLNNPKKINALSRLMIQEIISVLHHVATDESLKVLILRAAGSNFCAGHKLDEMVDGGMKEYKDIFDQCARMMQLLHEIPQPVIAQVQGIATAAGCQLAAWCDLVVAEEGARFATPGVQIGLFCTTPMVAVTRAIGRKAAMEMLMTGRYVSAAEAKELGLVNTVVPLAELENSTVDLARRIAAASWLTLGIGKQAFYAQIDQTDDKALHYAKHTIALNNLADDAQNGIKAFLHKTPVQWHNR